Proteins encoded by one window of Pseudonocardia sp. HH130629-09:
- a CDS encoding FecCD family ABC transporter permease, with protein sequence MTRTDSADRAAGHTSADGRSPGAGDAAGVDFGYAQRTVRTPLFSGRIGLRLVGVSAAALAVALGVSVLALGLGDYRLGVDEVARALVGAGQRFQRTIVVEWRLPVIAAALVFGALLGIGGAIFQSLTRNPLGSPDVIGFDAGSYTGVVLTILVFGAGGYWDIAAAALTGGLLTAVAVYLLAYRGGVAGFRLIIVGIAVAAMLGSVNAYLITRADIDEALSVGFWAAGSVADVTWSSMLPSLAVAAVLVIATVVGSPSLRRLELGDDAAVTQGTRVGTARLSLLLVGVATTALVTAAAGPIAFVALVAPQIGRRLSRSAGVSTLSAACTGAALLACAHLLSLLIAEVYRAVPVGLITVCLGGIYLIWLLVHEARRQYGTHP encoded by the coding sequence GTGACCCGAACCGACAGTGCTGACCGGGCTGCCGGGCACACCTCAGCCGACGGACGGTCCCCCGGCGCCGGCGACGCGGCCGGGGTGGACTTCGGCTACGCGCAGCGGACCGTCCGCACCCCGCTGTTCTCCGGCCGGATCGGGCTGCGGCTCGTCGGCGTCTCGGCGGCGGCGCTCGCCGTCGCGCTGGGCGTCTCGGTCCTCGCGCTCGGGCTGGGCGACTACCGGCTCGGTGTCGACGAGGTCGCCCGCGCACTGGTCGGCGCCGGGCAGCGGTTCCAGCGCACCATCGTTGTCGAGTGGCGGCTGCCGGTCATCGCAGCGGCCCTGGTGTTCGGGGCGCTGCTCGGGATCGGCGGGGCGATCTTCCAGTCGCTGACCCGCAACCCGCTCGGCTCGCCGGACGTCATCGGGTTCGACGCGGGCTCCTACACCGGGGTGGTGCTGACCATCCTGGTGTTCGGCGCGGGCGGCTACTGGGACATCGCGGCCGCCGCGCTGACCGGTGGCCTGCTCACCGCGGTGGCGGTCTACCTGCTGGCCTACCGCGGGGGGGTCGCCGGGTTCCGGCTCATCATCGTCGGCATCGCGGTCGCGGCGATGCTCGGCTCCGTCAACGCCTACCTGATCACCCGGGCCGACATCGACGAGGCGCTGAGCGTCGGTTTCTGGGCCGCCGGTTCGGTCGCCGACGTCACGTGGTCGTCGATGCTGCCGTCGTTGGCCGTCGCCGCGGTGCTGGTGATCGCGACGGTCGTCGGGTCGCCGTCGTTGCGCCGGTTGGAGCTCGGCGACGACGCCGCCGTCACCCAGGGCACCCGGGTCGGCACTGCGCGGCTGTCGCTGCTGCTCGTCGGGGTGGCGACGACGGCGCTGGTGACCGCGGCGGCGGGCCCGATCGCGTTCGTCGCGCTGGTCGCCCCGCAGATCGGGCGCCGCCTGAGCCGTTCGGCGGGGGTGAGTACGCTCTCCGCCGCCTGCACGGGCGCAGCCCTGCTGGCCTGCGCCCACCTGCTGTCCCTGCTGATCGCCGAGGTGTACCGGGCGGTCCCGGTCGGCCTCATCACGGTCTGTCTGGGCGGCATCTACCTGATCTGGCTGCTGGTGCACGAGGCCCGCCGGCAGTACGGCACACACCCATGA
- a CDS encoding ABC transporter ATP-binding protein, with amino-acid sequence MTSTTSGQTHLTGDDAASGRGAPRIVTRDATIGYRHRVVAEGLSVEIPDRSFTAIIGPNGCGKSTVLRALSRILAPAHGEVLLDGRALAGLPAKEAARELGLLPQSSPAPDGIRVADLVARGRAPYQNLFHQWRPSDEAAVRGALEATRLTELSGRPVAELSGGQRQRVRVAMLLAQDTPIMLLDEPTTFLDIAHQYELMELFRTLHADGRTIVAVLHDLNQAARYADHLVVLRDGRVVTAGAPEAVITPELIEEVFGLRCLVVPDPVTGTPTVVPLDPRSTTEGTR; translated from the coding sequence ATGACCAGCACGACCTCCGGGCAGACGCACCTCACCGGTGACGACGCGGCGAGCGGGCGCGGTGCACCGCGGATCGTCACCCGGGACGCCACCATCGGCTACCGGCACCGGGTCGTGGCCGAAGGCCTGTCGGTCGAGATCCCCGACCGGTCGTTCACCGCGATCATCGGGCCGAACGGCTGCGGGAAGTCGACGGTGCTGCGCGCGTTGTCCCGGATCCTGGCGCCGGCCCACGGTGAGGTGCTCCTCGACGGACGCGCGCTCGCCGGCCTCCCGGCCAAGGAGGCCGCCAGGGAGCTGGGTCTGCTGCCGCAGAGCTCCCCCGCCCCCGACGGCATCCGGGTCGCCGACCTGGTCGCCCGCGGCCGCGCGCCGTACCAGAACCTGTTCCACCAGTGGCGCCCCTCCGACGAGGCGGCGGTGCGCGGCGCGCTGGAGGCGACCCGGCTCACCGAGCTGTCCGGGCGGCCGGTCGCCGAGCTGTCCGGCGGCCAGCGCCAGCGGGTCCGGGTCGCGATGCTGCTCGCCCAGGACACCCCGATCATGCTGCTGGACGAGCCGACCACGTTCCTCGACATCGCCCACCAGTACGAGCTGATGGAGCTGTTCCGCACCCTGCACGCCGACGGGCGGACGATCGTCGCGGTGCTGCACGACCTGAACCAGGCCGCCCGCTACGCCGACCACCTGGTCGTCCTGCGCGACGGCCGGGTCGTCACCGCCGGCGCCCCGGAGGCGGTGATCACCCCCGAGCTGATCGAGGAGGTGTTCGGCCTGCGGTGCCTCGTCGTCCCCGACCCCGTCACCGGCACCCCCACGGTGGTGCCGCTCGACCCCCGTTCGACCACGGAAGGAACCCGATGA
- a CDS encoding siderophore-interacting protein — protein sequence MTAPGTRTRRPQIVLEVLERIPLSPHLVRIVAGGPALADAADNAAAGHTDTYAKMLFRPAGSDLVPPYDLAALREELPVEQLPSTRTYTIRRFDLAAERVWIDFVVHGDAGVAGPWAAGAQPGDPVVLGGVGGGYSPDPAADRHVLAGDESALPAIASALEAMRPDARGVALVEVGSTADELDLVHPDGVELRWLHRGDAEAGTSTVLVDAVRALEWPAGDVQVFAHGERGAMKALRPYLTDELGADRSRMSLSAYWAHGRGEDVFQAEKREPVGRI from the coding sequence ATGACCGCTCCCGGAACCCGTACCCGGCGGCCCCAGATCGTGCTCGAGGTGCTCGAGCGCATCCCGCTCTCACCGCACCTCGTGCGCATCGTCGCGGGCGGGCCGGCGCTGGCCGACGCCGCCGACAACGCAGCCGCGGGCCACACCGACACCTACGCCAAGATGCTGTTCCGCCCGGCCGGGTCGGACCTGGTCCCGCCCTACGACCTGGCGGCGCTGCGCGAGGAGCTCCCCGTCGAGCAGCTCCCCTCGACCCGCACCTACACGATCCGCCGCTTCGACCTCGCCGCCGAGCGGGTGTGGATCGACTTCGTCGTGCACGGCGACGCCGGTGTCGCGGGACCGTGGGCGGCGGGCGCGCAGCCGGGCGACCCGGTCGTCCTCGGCGGTGTGGGCGGTGGCTACTCCCCCGACCCGGCCGCGGACCGGCACGTGCTCGCCGGCGACGAGTCCGCCCTTCCGGCGATCGCGTCCGCGCTGGAGGCCATGCGCCCCGACGCCCGCGGAGTGGCGCTGGTCGAGGTCGGCTCGACGGCCGACGAGCTGGACCTCGTCCACCCCGACGGCGTCGAGCTGCGATGGCTGCACCGCGGCGACGCCGAGGCGGGGACGAGCACCGTGCTGGTCGACGCGGTCCGCGCGCTGGAGTGGCCGGCCGGGGACGTGCAGGTCTTCGCGCACGGCGAGCGCGGGGCGATGAAGGCGCTGCGCCCGTACCTGACCGACGAGCTCGGGGCCGACCGGTCCCGGATGTCGCTGTCGGCGTACTGGGCGCACGGCCGCGGCGAGGACGTCTTCCAGGCCGAGAAGCGCGAGCCGGTCGGCCGGATCTGA
- a CDS encoding TIM barrel protein yields MSLTADEATADVAELLFLEPGELDRRLDLREQGLDSVRTMELVDRWRRAGVSDISFVLLAEDRRLERWLDLLREMQGGGAAGAAPAGDARLRTCIATVSLGGTLAEKLDAAAAAGFDGVELLDADLQGSPLPAADVAARCAELGLSIDLYQPFRRAEGLGAAEFDDALTRFRGELDVMAELGTSSILVVSNTEADADPDPDVSARQLATLADTAAARGMTVTFEALAWGTHIGRLSEAWDVARRADHPALTVAVDTFHLICRGEGAGTVAEVPTEKISLVQVSDAPWRTGDLAQWSRNHRCLPGDGEFDLAGPLAAVLAGGYRGPLSLELFDPDLRRRDPAEVAARGAAALKKLVDRAGAGV; encoded by the coding sequence ATGAGCCTGACCGCCGACGAAGCGACCGCGGACGTCGCGGAGCTGCTGTTCCTCGAGCCCGGCGAGCTGGACCGCCGGCTCGACCTGCGCGAGCAGGGCCTGGACTCGGTGCGCACGATGGAGCTCGTGGACCGCTGGCGCCGCGCCGGGGTGTCCGACATCAGCTTCGTGCTGCTCGCCGAGGACCGCAGGCTGGAGCGCTGGCTGGACCTGCTGCGCGAGATGCAGGGCGGCGGCGCGGCGGGTGCCGCCCCGGCGGGCGACGCCCGACTGCGCACCTGCATCGCGACGGTGTCGCTCGGCGGCACCCTCGCCGAGAAGCTCGACGCCGCCGCGGCGGCCGGGTTCGACGGCGTCGAGCTCCTCGACGCCGACCTGCAGGGCTCGCCGCTCCCGGCCGCCGACGTCGCCGCCCGCTGCGCCGAGCTCGGCCTGTCCATCGACCTCTACCAGCCGTTCCGGCGGGCCGAGGGCCTGGGCGCCGCGGAGTTCGACGACGCCCTGACCCGCTTCCGGGGAGAGCTGGACGTGATGGCCGAGCTCGGCACGTCGTCGATCCTGGTCGTGTCCAACACCGAGGCCGACGCCGATCCCGACCCCGACGTGTCCGCCCGCCAGCTCGCGACACTGGCCGACACCGCCGCCGCGCGCGGGATGACGGTGACCTTCGAGGCGCTCGCCTGGGGCACCCACATCGGCCGGCTCTCCGAGGCGTGGGACGTCGCGCGCCGCGCCGACCACCCGGCGCTGACCGTCGCCGTCGACACGTTCCACCTCATCTGCCGGGGTGAGGGCGCCGGGACCGTCGCCGAGGTGCCCACCGAGAAGATCTCGCTGGTCCAGGTGTCGGACGCGCCCTGGCGGACCGGGGACCTCGCGCAGTGGAGCCGCAACCACCGCTGCCTGCCCGGCGACGGCGAGTTCGACCTCGCCGGGCCGCTCGCGGCGGTGCTGGCGGGCGGGTACCGGGGGCCGCTCTCCCTGGAGCTGTTCGACCCCGACCTGCGCCGGCGGGACCCGGCCGAGGTCGCCGCCCGCGGCGCGGCCGCGTTGAAGAAGCTGGTGGACCGGGCCGGGGCGGGCGTCTGA